The following proteins are encoded in a genomic region of Streptococcus gwangjuense:
- the rnz gene encoding ribonuclease Z has product MDIQFLGTGAGQPSKARNVSSLALKLLDEINEVWLFDCGEGTQNRILETTIRPRKVSKIFITHLHGDHIFGLPGFLSSRAFQANEEQTDLEIYGPQGIKSFVLTSLRVSGSRLPYRIHFHEFDQDSLGKILETDKFTVYAEELDHTIFCVGYRVMQKDLEGTLDAEKLKAAGVPFGPLFGKIKNGQDVVLEDGTEIKAADYISAPRPGKIITILGDTRKTNASVRLAVNADVLVHESTYGKGDEKIARNHGHSTNMQAAQVAVEAGAKRLLLNHISARFLSKDISKLKKDAASIFENVHVVKDLEEVEI; this is encoded by the coding sequence ATGGATATTCAATTTTTAGGAACGGGGGCAGGTCAGCCCTCTAAAGCCCGCAACGTTTCCAGTCTCGCCCTGAAACTCTTGGACGAGATTAACGAAGTTTGGCTCTTTGACTGTGGAGAAGGTACGCAAAATCGCATTCTTGAAACCACAATTCGACCACGTAAGGTCAGCAAAATCTTTATCACCCACCTACATGGAGACCACATTTTTGGCCTGCCAGGTTTCCTTTCTAGCCGTGCCTTTCAGGCCAATGAAGAGCAGACAGATTTGGAAATCTATGGACCGCAAGGGATCAAGTCCTTTGTCTTAACCAGCCTTCGTGTGTCAGGTTCGCGTCTGCCTTATCGCATTCATTTTCATGAATTTGACCAAGATTCTTTAGGAAAAATCCTTGAGACCGATAAATTCACTGTCTATGCAGAAGAGCTGGACCACACTATTTTCTGTGTTGGTTACCGTGTCATGCAAAAGGACTTGGAAGGAACGCTGGATGCTGAAAAGCTCAAGGCTGCTGGCGTCCCATTTGGCCCACTTTTTGGGAAAATCAAAAACGGCCAGGATGTTGTTTTGGAAGACGGAACTGAAATCAAGGCAGCAGACTATATCTCAGCGCCACGTCCTGGTAAGATTATTACCATTCTAGGCGATACCAGAAAAACCAATGCCAGTGTGCGTCTGGCTGTCAATGCCGATGTCCTAGTCCATGAATCGACTTATGGCAAGGGTGATGAAAAAATTGCTCGTAACCATGGCCACTCTACTAACATGCAAGCTGCACAAGTAGCAGTAGAAGCAGGTGCCAAACGCCTCCTACTCAACCATATCAGTGCCCGTTTCCTCTCAAAAGATATCAGCAAGCTCAAGAAAGATGCTGCTAGCATTTTTGAAAATGTCCATGTGGTCAAAGACTTGGAAGAAGTGGAAATCTAA
- a CDS encoding G5 domain-containing protein gives MEKSHWNRKRVYSIRKFAVGACSVMIGTCAVLFAGNIAGESVVNADETPITHTAEKPKEEKPIVEEKVDQALETKNVVESTAQKQPSATESISSEKKEDEAVTPKEEKASSKSEEKAPKIESQASSQEKPLKEDVKAVTNEEVNQMIEDRKVNFNQNWHFKLNANSKEAIKPDADVSTWKKLDLPHDWSIFNDFDHESPAQNEGGQLNGGEAWYRKTFKLDEKDLKKNVRLTFDGVYMDSQVYVNGQLVGHYPNGYNQFSYDITNYLNKDGRENVIAVHAVNKQPSSRWYSGSGIYRDVTLQVTDKVHVEKNGTTILTPKLEEQQHGKVETHVTSKIVNTDDKDHQLVAEYQIVERGGQAVTGLVRTESRTLKAHEVTSLDAILEVERPKLWTVLNDKPALYELVTRVYRDGQLVDAKKDLFGYRYYNWTPNEGFSLNGERIKFHGVSLHHDHGALGAEENYKAEYRRLKQMKEMGVNSIRTTHNPASPQTLQIAAELGLLVQEEAFDTWYGGKKPYDYGRFFEKDATHPEAKKGEKWSDYDLRTMVERDKNNPAVFMWSIGNEIGEANGDPHSLATVKRLVKVIKDVDKTRYVTMGADKFRFGNGSGGHEKIADELDAVGFNYSEDNYKALRAKHPKWLIYGSETSSATRTRGSYFHPEREWVQSNQSWRNYEQSDYGNDRVGWGKTATASWTFDRDNAGYAGQFIWTGTDYIGEPTPWHNQNNTPVKSSYFGIVDTAGIPKNDFYLYQSQWVSAKKKPMVNLLPHWNWENKELIDNVADAENKIPVRAYSNAASVELFLNGKSLGLKTFNKKQTSDGRTYQEGANANELYLEWKVAYQPGTLEAIARDESGKEIARDKITTAGKPAAVRLIKEDHAIAADGKDLTYIYYEIVDSQGNVVPTANNLVRFQLHGQGQLVGVDNGEQASRERYKAQADGSWIRKAFNGKGVAIVKSTEQAGKFTLTAHSDLLKSSQVTVFTGKKEGQEKTVLGTEVARVRTLIGKEPKMPKTVGFVYSDGSREKLPVTWSQVDVSQAGVVTVKGTANGREVEARVEILAIAKELPTVKRVAPGADLNTVDKYVSILVTDGSVQEYEVDSWEIAEADKAKLSVAGSRIQMTGQLAGETIHATLVVEEGKAAAPVVPTVTVGGEAVTGLTSQQPMQYRTLAYGAQLPEVTASAENADVTVLQASAANGMRASIFVQSKDGGPLQTYAIQFLEEAPKIAHLSLQVEQADGLKEDQTVKLSVLAHYQDGTQAVLPADKVSFSTSGEGEVAVRKGMLELHKPGAITLKAEYEGAKGQVELTIQANTETKVAQSIRPVNVVTDLHQEPTLPSTVTVEYDKGFPKTHKVTWQAIPKEKLDHYQSFEVLGKVEGIDLEARAKVSVEGIVSVEEVSVTTPIAEAPQLPESVRTYDSNGHVSSAKVAWDAIRPEQYAKEGVFTVNGRLEGTQLTTKLHVRVSAQTEQGANISDQWTGSELPLAFASDSNPTDPVSNVNDKLISFNDRPANRWTNWNRSNPEASVGVLFGDSGILSKRSVDNLSVGFHEDHGVGAPKSYVIEYYVGKTVPTAPKNPSFVGNEEHVFNDPANWKEVSNLKAPAQLKAGEMNHFSFDKVETYAVRIRMVRADNKLGTSITEVQIFAKQVAAAKQGQTRIQVDGKDLANFNPDLTDYYLESVDGKVPAVTASVSNNGLATVVPSVREGEPVRVIAKAENGDILGEYRLHFTKNKDLLSRKPVAAVKQARLLQLGQPLELPTKVPVYFTGKDGYEAKDMTVEWEEVPAENLTKAGQFTVRGRVLGSNLNAEFTVRVTDKLGEALSDNPNYDENSNQAFASATNDIDDSSHDRVDYINDRDHSENRRWTNWSKTPSSNPEVSAGVIFRENGKIVERTVAQAKLHFFADSGTDAPSKLVLERYVGPDFEVPTYYSNYQAYESGHPFNNPENWEAVPYRADKDIEAGDEINVTFKAVKAKAMRWRMERKADKSGVAMIEMTFLAPSELPQESTQSKILVDGKELADFAENRQDYQITYKGQRPKVAVEENNQVASTVVDSGDDSLPVLVRLVSESGKQVKEYRIQLIKEKPVSEKTVAAVQEELPKLEFVEKDLAYKTVEKKDSTLFLGETRVEQEGKLGKERIFTSINPDGSKEEKLHEVVEAPTDRIVLVGTNPGTSLPEDEVKNLVLNRPELVVEEETIDFKVQERKSDKLYLGETRVLQEGKQGVRVRLIEVENGKRQLKETYDKVAAQDRIVEVGTKPGTSLPEDEVKNLVLNRPELVIEEETIDFKVQERKSDKLYLGETRVLQEGKQGVRVHLIEVENGKRQLKETYDKVAAQDRIVEVGTNPGTSLPEDEVKNLVLNRPELVIEEETIDFKVQEQKNDKLPVGETRVIQEGRQGVRVHLIEVENGKRTEKDSYDKVMVQDRIIEVGTAGETTKPVAQEAKKPQVSEKADTKQIASSKAGQANKVQLPNTGSAASQAAVAAGLALLGLSAGLVATKGKKED, from the coding sequence ATGGAAAAAAGCCATTGGAATCGGAAAAGAGTCTATAGCATTCGTAAATTTGCTGTAGGAGCTTGCTCAGTAATGATTGGAACTTGTGCAGTTCTATTCGCTGGAAATATAGCTGGAGAATCTGTAGTTAATGCGGATGAAACACCTATTACTCATACTGCTGAGAAACCTAAAGAGGAAAAACCGATAGTAGAAGAAAAGGTTGATCAAGCTTTGGAAACTAAAAATGTAGTCGAAAGTACAGCACAAAAACAACCTAGTGCCACTGAGTCTATTTCATCTGAGAAGAAAGAAGATGAAGCAGTAACTCCAAAAGAGGAAAAAGCGTCTTCAAAATCTGAAGAAAAAGCTCCAAAGATAGAATCACAAGCTTCAAGTCAAGAAAAACCGCTCAAGGAAGATGTTAAAGCTGTGACAAATGAAGAAGTCAATCAAATGATTGAAGACAGAAAAGTGAATTTTAACCAAAATTGGCACTTTAAACTCAATGCAAATTCTAAGGAAGCCATTAAACCGGATGCAGATGTATCTACGTGGAAAAAATTAGATTTACCGCATGACTGGAGTATCTTTAACGATTTTGATCATGAATCTCCTGCACAAAACGAAGGTGGACAGCTTAACGGTGGGGAAGCTTGGTATCGTAAGACTTTCAAACTAGATGAAAAAGACCTTAAGAAAAATGTGCGCCTTACTTTTGATGGCGTCTACATGGATTCTCAAGTTTATGTCAATGGTCAGTTAGTGGGTCATTACCCAAATGGTTATAACCAATTTTCATATGACATCACTAACTATTTGAACAAAGATGGACGTGAGAATGTAATTGCTGTTCATGCAGTCAACAAGCAGCCAAGCAGCCGTTGGTATTCAGGAAGTGGTATCTACCGTGATGTGACTTTACAAGTGACAGATAAGGTTCATGTTGAGAAAAATGGGACAACTATTTTAACACCAAAACTTGAAGAACAACAACATGGCAAGGTTGAAACTCATGTGACCAGCAAAATTGTCAATACAGACGATAAAGACCATCAACTTGTAGCAGAATATCAAATCGTTGAACGTGGTGGTCAGGCTGTGACAGGTCTAGTACGTACAGAGAGTCGTACCTTGAAAGCACATGAAGTAACTAGTCTTGATGCGATTTTAGAAGTTGAAAGACCAAAACTCTGGACCGTTTTAAATGACAAACCGGCCTTGTATGAATTAGTTACACGTGTTTACCGGGACGGTCAATTAGTTGATGCTAAGAAAGATCTGTTTGGTTACCGATATTATAACTGGACTCCAAATGAGGGCTTCTCTTTGAATGGTGAACGCATTAAATTCCATGGAGTTTCCTTGCACCATGATCATGGAGCGCTAGGAGCAGAAGAAAACTATAAGGCAGAATATCGTCGTCTGAAACAAATGAAGGAAATGGGAGTGAATTCGATTCGTACGACTCACAACCCAGCAAGTCCTCAGACCTTGCAGATTGCAGCTGAACTTGGCTTACTTGTTCAAGAAGAGGCCTTTGATACTTGGTATGGCGGAAAGAAACCTTATGACTATGGACGTTTCTTTGAAAAAGATGCTACCCATCCTGAGGCTAAAAAAGGTGAAAAATGGTCCGACTACGATCTACGTACTATGGTAGAGAGAGACAAAAATAATCCCGCTGTTTTTATGTGGTCAATCGGAAATGAAATCGGTGAAGCAAATGGGGATCCCCATTCTCTAGCGACTGTTAAACGTCTAGTCAAAGTTATCAAGGATGTTGATAAGACTCGTTATGTTACCATGGGAGCAGATAAGTTCCGTTTCGGTAATGGCAGCGGTGGGCATGAAAAAATTGCTGATGAACTCGATGCTGTTGGATTCAACTACTCTGAAGATAATTACAAAGCCCTTAGAGCTAAGCATCCAAAATGGTTGATTTATGGGTCAGAAACATCTTCAGCAACGCGTACAAGAGGAAGTTACTTCCACCCAGAGCGTGAGTGGGTACAAAGTAATCAGTCATGGCGTAACTATGAACAGTCCGATTATGGAAATGACCGTGTTGGTTGGGGTAAAACGGCAACTGCTTCATGGACATTTGACCGTGACAATGCTGGCTATGCTGGTCAATTCATTTGGACAGGTACGGACTATATCGGTGAACCAACTCCATGGCACAACCAAAACAACACGCCGGTTAAAAGCTCTTATTTTGGTATAGTAGATACTGCAGGTATTCCAAAAAACGATTTTTATCTTTACCAAAGTCAATGGGTTTCTGCAAAGAAAAAACCAATGGTTAACCTTCTTCCTCACTGGAACTGGGAAAACAAAGAGTTGATAGATAATGTAGCAGACGCGGAAAATAAAATCCCTGTACGTGCTTATTCTAATGCTGCAAGTGTAGAATTGTTCTTGAATGGAAAATCTCTTGGTCTTAAGACTTTCAACAAAAAACAAACTAGCGATGGACGAACTTACCAAGAAGGTGCTAATGCTAATGAACTTTATCTTGAATGGAAAGTTGCTTATCAACCAGGTACCTTGGAAGCAATTGCTCGTGATGAATCTGGCAAGGAAATTGCTCGAGATAAGATTACGACTGCTGGTAAGCCAGCGGCTGTTCGTCTTATCAAAGAAGATCATGCAATCGCAGCAGATGGAAAAGACTTGACATACATCTACTACGAAATCGTTGATAGTCAAGGGAATGTAGTACCAACTGCCAATAATCTGGTTCGCTTCCAATTACACGGACAAGGTCAACTTGTCGGTGTCGATAACGGAGAACAAGCCAGCCGTGAACGCTATAAGGCGCAAGCAGATGGTTCTTGGATTCGTAAAGCATTTAATGGTAAAGGTGTTGCCATTGTCAAATCAACTGAACAAGCAGGTAAATTCACACTGACAGCCCATTCAGATCTCTTGAAATCTAGTCAAGTAACTGTCTTTACTGGTAAAAAAGAAGGACAAGAGAAGACTGTTTTGGGGACAGAAGTAGCAAGAGTTCGTACATTAATCGGTAAAGAACCCAAAATGCCGAAAACAGTAGGTTTTGTATACAGCGATGGTAGTCGTGAAAAACTTCCAGTAACTTGGTCTCAAGTCGATGTTAGTCAAGCAGGAGTTGTGACTGTTAAAGGTACAGCAAATGGACGTGAGGTAGAGGCTCGTGTCGAGATTCTAGCAATTGCGAAAGAATTACCAACAGTTAAACGTGTTGCTCCAGGAGCAGATTTGAACACTGTAGATAAATATGTGTCAATACTTGTAACCGATGGAAGTGTACAAGAGTACGAAGTAGATAGCTGGGAGATTGCGGAAGCAGATAAAGCCAAACTTTCAGTAGCTGGATCACGTATTCAAATGACTGGTCAGTTAGCTGGAGAAACTATTCATGCAACCCTTGTGGTAGAAGAAGGAAAAGCTGCAGCACCTGTAGTGCCAACTGTTACTGTTGGCGGTGAGGCAGTAACAGGGCTTACTAGCCAACAACCAATGCAATACCGCACTCTTGCTTATGGTGCCCAATTGCCAGAAGTCACAGCAAGTGCTGAAAATGCTGATGTTACAGTTCTTCAAGCAAGCGCAGCAAACGGCATGCGTGCGAGCATCTTTGTTCAGTCTAAAGATGGTGGTCCTCTTCAAACCTATGCAATTCAATTCCTAGAAGAAGCACCAAAAATTGCTCATTTGAGCTTGCAAGTGGAACAAGCTGACGGTCTTAAAGAAGACCAAACAGTGAAATTATCTGTACTCGCTCATTATCAGGACGGAACACAAGCTGTATTACCAGCTGATAAAGTAAGCTTCTCTACAAGTGGTGAAGGGGAAGTCGCAGTTCGTAAAGGAATGCTTGAGTTACATAAACCAGGAGCAATCACTCTGAAAGCTGAATATGAGGGGGCTAAAGGCCAAGTTGAACTCACCATCCAAGCCAATACTGAGACGAAGGTTGCGCAATCCATTCGTCCAGTGAATGTAGTGACAGACTTGCATCAAGAACCTACTCTTCCGTCAACAGTAACGGTTGAGTATGACAAAGGTTTCCCTAAAACTCATAAAGTTACATGGCAAGCTATTCCAAAAGAAAAACTAGACCACTATCAAAGCTTTGAAGTGTTAGGTAAAGTTGAAGGAATTGACCTGGAAGCGCGTGCTAAAGTATCTGTAGAAGGCATCGTTTCAGTTGAAGAAGTCAGTGTGACAACTCCAATCGCAGAAGCACCACAATTACCAGAAAGCGTTCGTACATATGATTCAAATGGTCACGTTTCATCAGCTAAGGTTGCATGGGATGCGATTCGTCCAGAGCAATACGCTAAGGAAGGTGTCTTTACAGTTAATGGTCGCTTAGAAGGTACTCAATTAACAACTAAACTTCATGTTCGCGTATCTGCTCAAACTGAGCAAGGTGCAAACATTTCTGACCAATGGACCGGTTCAGAATTGCCACTTGCCTTTGCTTCAGATTCAAATCCAACCGACCCTGTTTCAAATGTCAACGATAAATTGATTTCCTTTAACGACCGACCAGCCAATCGTTGGACAAACTGGAATCGCAGTAATCCAGAAGCTTCAGTTGGTGTCCTGTTCGGAGATTCAGGTATCTTGAGCAAACGTTCAGTTGATAATCTAAGTGTCGGATTCCACGAAGACCATGGAGTTGGTGCACCGAAGTCTTATGTGATTGAGTATTATGTTGGTAAGACTGTTCCAACAGCTCCTAAAAACCCTAGCTTTGTAGGTAATGAAGAACATGTCTTTAACGATCCTGCAAACTGGAAAGAGGTAAGCAATCTCAAAGCTCCAGCTCAACTCAAGGCTGGAGAAATGAACCACTTTAGCTTTGATAAAGTTGAAACCTATGCTGTCCGTATTCGTATGGTGAGAGCAGACAACAAACTTGGAACGTCTATTACAGAAGTACAAATCTTTGCGAAACAAGTTGCGGCAGCCAAACAAGGACAAACAAGAATCCAAGTTGACGGCAAAGACTTAGCAAACTTCAACCCTGATTTGACAGACTACTACCTTGAGTCTGTAGATGGAAAAGTTCCCGCAGTAACAGCAAGTGTCAGCAACAATGGTCTCGCTACCGTCGTTCCAAGCGTTCGTGAAGGTGAGCCAGTTCGTGTCATCGCGAAAGCTGAAAATGGCGACATCTTAGGAGAATACCGTCTGCACTTCACTAAGAATAAAGACTTACTTTCTCGTAAACCAGTTGCTGCAGTTAAACAAGCTCGCTTGTTGCAACTAGGCCAACCACTTGAATTGCCAACTAAGGTTCCAGTTTACTTCACAGGTAAAGACGGTTACGAAGCAAAAGACATGACAGTTGAATGGGAAGAAGTTCCAGCAGAAAATCTGACAAAAGCAGGTCAATTTACTGTTCGAGGTCGTGTCCTTGGTAGCAATCTTAATGCTGAGTTCACTGTACGAGTGACAGACAAACTTGGTGAGGCTCTTTCAGATAACCCTAACTATGATGAAAACAGTAACCAGGCCTTTGCTTCAGCAACTAATGATATTGACGACAGTTCTCATGACCGTGTAGACTATATCAATGATAGAGATCACTCTGAAAATCGTCGTTGGACAAACTGGTCTAAAACGCCATCTTCTAATCCAGAAGTATCAGCAGGTGTGATCTTCCGTGAAAATGGTAAGATTGTAGAGCGGACTGTTGCGCAAGCCAAACTTCACTTCTTTGCAGATAGTGGTACGGATGCGCCTTCTAAACTTGTTTTAGAGCGCTATGTCGGTCCAGACTTTGAAGTGCCAACCTACTATTCAAACTACCAAGCTTACGAATCAGGACATCCATTCAACAACCCAGAAAATTGGGAAGCTGTTCCTTATCGTGCGGATAAAGACATTGAAGCTGGTGATGAAATAAACGTAACATTTAAAGCTGTCAAAGCCAAAGCCATGAGATGGCGTATGGAGCGTAAAGCAGATAAGAGCGGTGTTGCGATGATTGAGATGACTTTCCTTGCACCAAGCGAATTGCCTCAAGAAAGCACTCAATCAAAGATTCTTGTAGATGGAAAAGAACTTGCTGATTTCGCTGAAAATCGTCAAGACTATCAAATTACCTATAAAGGTCAACGGCCAAAAGTCGCAGTTGAAGAAAACAATCAAGTAGCTTCAACAGTTGTTGATAGTGGAGATGATAGCCTTCCAGTACTTGTTCGCCTCGTTTCAGAAAGTGGAAAACAAGTTAAGGAATACCGTATCCAGTTGATCAAGGAAAAACCAGTTTCTGAGAAAACAGTTGCTGCTGTACAAGAAGAACTTCCAAAACTCGAATTTGTTGAAAAAGATTTGGCCTACAAGACAGTTGAGAAAAAGGATTCAACACTGTTTCTTGGTGAAACTCGTGTAGAACAAGAAGGAAAACTTGGTAAGGAACGTATCTTTACAAGCATTAATCCTGATGGAAGTAAGGAAGAAAAACTCCATGAAGTGGTAGAGGCACCAACAGACCGCATCGTCTTGGTCGGAACCAACCCAGGCACCTCTCTACCAGAAGATGAAGTGAAAAATCTTGTTCTGAATCGCCCAGAGCTTGTAGTCGAAGAAGAAACCATTGACTTCAAGGTTCAGGAGCGTAAGTCTGATAAGTTGTATCTAGGTGAAACCCGTGTCCTCCAAGAAGGAAAACAAGGTGTCCGTGTTCGCTTGATTGAAGTAGAAAATGGAAAACGTCAGCTTAAAGAAACTTACGATAAAGTTGCTGCACAAGATCGTATCGTGGAAGTTGGAACAAAACCAGGCACCTCTCTTCCAGAAGACGAAGTGAAAAATCTTGTGCTCAACAGACCAGAACTTGTAATCGAAGAAGAAACCATTGACTTCAAGGTTCAGGAGCGTAAGTCTGATAAGTTGTATCTAGGTGAAACCCGTGTCCTCCAAGAAGGAAAACAAGGCGTCCGTGTTCACTTGATTGAAGTGGAAAATGGAAAACGCCAACTTAAAGAAACTTACGATAAAGTTGCTGCACAAGATCGTATCGTGGAAGTGGGGACCAACCCAGGCACTTCTCTTCCAGAAGACGAAGTGAAGAATCTTGTGCTTAACAGACCAGAACTTGTAATTGAAGAAGAAACAATCGATTTCAAGGTTCAGGAACAAAAGAATGACAAACTTCCAGTAGGTGAAACCCGTGTCATTCAAGAAGGAAGACAAGGAGTTCGTGTTCACTTGATTGAGGTTGAAAATGGTAAGCGAACTGAAAAGGATAGCTATGATAAAGTTATGGTTCAGGATCGCATCATAGAAGTCGGTACAGCTGGTGAAACAACCAAACCAGTAGCTCAAGAAGCTAAAAAACCACAAGTGTCAGAAAAAGCAGATACAAAACAAATCGCTTCAAGTAAAGCCGGTCAAGCTAATAAAGTGCAGTTACCAAATACAGGAAGTGCGGCAAGCCAAGCAGCAGTAGCAGCAGGCTTAGCTCTTCTCGGTTTGAGTGCAGGATTAGTAGCCACTAAAGGTAAAAAAGAAGATTAG
- a CDS encoding SDR family NAD(P)-dependent oxidoreductase translates to MPTILITGASGGLAQEMVKLLPNDQLILLGRNKEKLAQLYGNHPHAELIEIDITDDSALETLLAALYLRYGEIDVLINNAGYGIFEEFDQISDQDIHQMFEVNTFALMNLSRRIAARMKESRKGHIINIVSMAGLIATGKSSLYSATKFAAIGFSNALRLELMPYGVYVTTVNPGPIRTGFFDQADPDGTYLKSVDRFLLEPDAVAKRIVKIIGKNKRELNLPMLLNLAHKFYTLFPKLADKLAGETFNYK, encoded by the coding sequence ATGCCTACTATTCTTATTACCGGAGCTAGCGGTGGCCTAGCCCAAGAAATGGTCAAACTCTTGCCAAATGACCAACTCATCTTGCTTGGTAGAAATAAGGAAAAATTAGCCCAACTCTACGGAAATCATCCCCATGCAGAATTGATTGAAATCGATATTACCGATGATTCAGCCTTAGAAACTCTGCTAGCAGCCCTCTATCTCCGCTATGGCGAGATTGATGTTTTGATAAACAACGCTGGTTACGGGATCTTTGAGGAATTTGACCAGATTTCCGACCAAGATATTCATCAGATGTTCGAGGTCAATACCTTTGCCCTAATGAATCTGTCTCGTCGCATTGCGGCAAGAATGAAGGAAAGTCGAAAAGGTCATATCATCAATATTGTCAGCATGGCAGGTTTGATCGCTACTGGCAAGTCTAGTCTCTACTCAGCAACTAAGTTTGCGGCTATTGGTTTTTCAAATGCTCTGCGCCTCGAACTCATGCCTTATGGTGTCTATGTGACAACGGTTAATCCAGGACCAATCCGCACAGGATTTTTTGACCAGGCCGATCCAGATGGAACCTATCTCAAGTCGGTTGACCGCTTCCTGCTAGAACCAGATGCAGTGGCTAAAAGGATTGTCAAGATTATAGGAAAAAACAAACGAGAACTCAATCTACCGATGTTGTTGAACCTAGCCCATAAGTTTTATACCCTCTTTCCCAAGCTAGCTGATAAGCTGGCAGGGGAGACTTTTAATTATAAATAG
- a CDS encoding DUF3397 family protein, whose protein sequence is MGMILMKLASILLLILTLVVCIIITKLFRLKKLGRNFADLAFPVLVFEYYLITAKTFTHNFLPRLGLALSLLAIILVFFFLLKKRSFYYPKFIKFFWRAGFLLTLVMYIEMIVELFLMK, encoded by the coding sequence ATGGGTATGATTTTAATGAAATTAGCATCTATTTTATTATTGATACTGACTTTAGTAGTCTGCATTATCATAACCAAACTTTTTAGATTAAAAAAACTAGGACGAAACTTTGCGGATTTAGCTTTTCCAGTCTTGGTATTTGAATATTACCTTATTACAGCTAAAACCTTTACCCATAATTTCCTCCCTAGACTGGGCCTAGCCCTCTCACTCCTAGCCATTATTCTCGTTTTTTTCTTTCTTTTGAAAAAACGTAGCTTTTACTATCCTAAATTCATCAAATTCTTCTGGCGTGCAGGATTCTTATTAACCCTTGTCATGTATATCGAGATGATTGTTGAATTGTTCTTAATGAAATAA
- a CDS encoding cystathionine beta-lyase has protein sequence MTDIKTLALKYGGYTSLDKVYLDQLLAGKTEQEQLALITPPPSVVNAYFAELYQKKSPQAATDYFAELSQELNLYNVEPSFTLENKPFIRLNLSGKSFGFCYESEGLGRIFSENKEVISDDLLFEIAQIFPHQLVFEESGKIYMKAVGDEEVVSVENLTALTDLESLADSRKRLKGYSQEELLQEATAFSGKRYFRSENRTALLYID, from the coding sequence ATGACTGATATCAAAACCTTGGCTCTAAAATATGGAGGCTATACAAGTCTGGATAAGGTCTATCTGGACCAACTTCTAGCTGGTAAAACAGAGCAGGAGCAGTTGGCACTTATTACACCTCCGCCCAGCGTTGTCAATGCTTATTTTGCAGAACTCTACCAGAAAAAGAGTCCTCAAGCTGCGACTGATTATTTTGCGGAACTCAGTCAGGAACTGAATCTTTACAATGTTGAACCAAGTTTCACCCTAGAAAATAAGCCTTTTATTCGGCTTAATCTGTCTGGTAAATCCTTTGGTTTTTGTTATGAGAGTGAGGGTCTTGGTCGGATTTTCTCTGAAAATAAAGAGGTAATCTCGGATGACTTACTCTTTGAAATTGCGCAAATTTTCCCTCATCAGCTAGTATTTGAGGAGTCTGGCAAGATTTACATGAAGGCTGTCGGGGACGAGGAAGTTGTTAGTGTGGAAAATCTCACAGCTTTGACTGATTTGGAAAGCTTGGCTGACAGTCGTAAACGTCTCAAAGGTTACAGCCAAGAGGAGTTATTACAAGAAGCCACAGCTTTTTCTGGCAAGCGCTATTTCCGATCGGAAAACCGCACTGCCTTGTTATATATTGATTAA